A DNA window from Streptomyces canus contains the following coding sequences:
- a CDS encoding M24 family metallopeptidase produces MAIRTYGPNAVDWEERVDLDRLRRQRLARLHDTLNRSELGAVLSFDFANIRYMTATHIGTWAMDKLIRFALLVRGGEPIVWDFGSAARHHQLYNPWLDYSDGKGGPPTGARAGISTLRGAFHPDAGIAEDVAAKIAAELRAHGLAGEPLGIDVAEMPVLAALRAEGIDVVDGQQVFLEARRIKTGGEISLLAQACAMVDAAYEELYGYLRPGVRENECVGLVSKVLYDLGSEYVEGVNAISGERCSPHPHVYSDRLIRPGDPAFFDILHSHLGYRTCYYRTFAVGSASRAQRDAYVRCRAYMDEAISLVRPGATTADVVQVWPRAEEFGFADETAAFALQYGHGVGLSIWEKPIFSRLVSLDHPEVLEEGMVFALETYWPAADGWSAARIEEELVVTADGCEVITKFPAEELLVAGRKYWTVGGELNTAREAQSHLNTGTIDGHR; encoded by the coding sequence ATGGCGATCCGCACTTACGGCCCCAATGCCGTCGACTGGGAAGAGCGCGTCGACCTGGACCGGCTGCGCAGACAGCGTCTGGCCCGGCTCCACGACACACTGAACCGCTCCGAACTGGGCGCTGTGCTCAGCTTCGACTTCGCCAACATCCGCTACATGACCGCCACGCACATCGGCACCTGGGCGATGGACAAGCTGATCCGCTTCGCCCTGCTGGTCCGCGGGGGCGAACCGATCGTCTGGGACTTCGGCTCCGCGGCCCGCCACCACCAGCTCTACAACCCCTGGCTCGACTACAGCGACGGCAAGGGCGGCCCGCCCACCGGAGCCCGCGCGGGCATCTCCACCCTGCGGGGCGCCTTCCACCCGGACGCCGGCATCGCCGAGGACGTCGCCGCGAAGATCGCCGCCGAACTACGCGCCCACGGTCTCGCCGGCGAACCGCTCGGCATCGACGTCGCCGAGATGCCGGTCCTCGCCGCCCTGCGGGCCGAGGGCATCGATGTGGTCGACGGGCAGCAGGTCTTCCTCGAGGCCCGCCGCATCAAGACCGGCGGCGAGATCTCCCTGCTCGCCCAGGCCTGCGCGATGGTCGACGCGGCCTACGAGGAGCTGTACGGCTACCTCCGCCCAGGAGTCCGCGAGAACGAGTGCGTCGGACTGGTCAGCAAAGTCCTCTACGACCTCGGCAGCGAGTACGTCGAAGGTGTCAACGCCATCTCCGGGGAGCGCTGTTCACCCCACCCGCACGTCTACAGCGACCGCCTGATCCGCCCGGGCGACCCCGCCTTCTTCGACATCCTGCACAGCCACCTCGGCTACCGCACCTGCTACTACCGCACCTTCGCCGTGGGCAGCGCCTCCCGTGCCCAGCGCGACGCCTACGTCCGCTGCCGCGCGTACATGGACGAGGCGATCTCCCTGGTCCGGCCGGGCGCCACCACCGCCGACGTCGTGCAGGTCTGGCCGCGCGCCGAGGAGTTCGGCTTCGCCGACGAGACCGCCGCCTTCGCTCTCCAGTACGGCCACGGGGTGGGCCTGTCGATCTGGGAGAAGCCCATCTTCAGCCGCCTGGTCTCCCTCGACCACCCCGAAGTCCTCGAGGAGGGCATGGTGTTCGCCCTGGAGACCTACTGGCCGGCCGCCGACGGCTGGTCCGCCGCCCGGATCGAGGAAGAGCTGGTCGTCACCGCCGACGGCTGCGAGGTCATCACCAAGTTCCCGGCCGAGGAGCTGCTGGTGGCCGGCCGCAAGTACTGGACCGTGGGCGGCGAGCTCAACACCGCCCGGGAGGCGCAGTCCCACCTGAACACGGGGACCATCGATGGACACCGCTGA
- a CDS encoding thiamine pyrophosphate-dependent dehydrogenase E1 component subunit alpha, with protein MDTAELLALYEQMALIRRTEKAAHDLFLQGLVKGTTHLAAGHEAIAVGASAALRDDDYVFATYRGHHHAMARGATVEECLAELMSRATGLCKAKGGSMHLTKADANMLGSYAIVGAHLPMAVGAAWSARLRGTGQLAVAFFGDGATNIGSFHEALNLAAVWKLPVLFVCENNLYMEYTRIADVTAVPRPAADRAPAYGIPGEVVDGNDVVSVQEAVARLARRARAGDGPAVLEAETYRHFGHSRSDPATYRPAEEVERWLKHDPLDIARGRLIEAGVPEETVTAADGRAQTVVRQAIEAAKSAPPPDPREAFTDVWADGGAAWRT; from the coding sequence ATGGACACCGCTGAACTCCTCGCCCTGTACGAGCAGATGGCCCTCATCCGCCGTACGGAGAAGGCCGCCCACGACCTGTTCCTCCAGGGCCTCGTCAAGGGCACCACCCACCTCGCCGCCGGCCACGAGGCGATCGCGGTCGGCGCGAGCGCCGCCCTGCGCGACGACGACTACGTCTTCGCCACCTACCGCGGCCACCACCACGCGATGGCCCGGGGCGCCACCGTCGAGGAGTGCCTGGCCGAACTCATGAGCAGGGCGACGGGGTTGTGCAAGGCCAAGGGCGGGTCCATGCACCTCACCAAGGCCGACGCCAACATGCTCGGCTCCTACGCCATCGTCGGCGCCCACCTGCCGATGGCGGTCGGCGCCGCCTGGTCCGCCCGGCTGCGCGGCACCGGACAGCTCGCGGTCGCCTTCTTCGGGGACGGCGCCACCAACATCGGCTCCTTCCACGAGGCGTTGAATCTGGCCGCCGTATGGAAGCTGCCCGTGCTGTTCGTCTGCGAGAACAACCTGTACATGGAGTACACGCGGATCGCCGACGTCACGGCGGTGCCCCGGCCGGCCGCCGACCGGGCACCGGCGTACGGCATCCCCGGTGAGGTCGTCGACGGAAACGACGTCGTCTCCGTCCAGGAGGCGGTGGCACGGCTGGCGCGACGGGCCCGGGCCGGAGACGGGCCCGCCGTGCTGGAGGCCGAGACCTACCGCCACTTCGGGCACAGCCGGTCCGACCCGGCGACCTACCGCCCGGCCGAGGAGGTCGAACGCTGGCTCAAACACGACCCGCTGGACATCGCGCGCGGGCGGCTGATCGAGGCGGGGGTGCCCGAGGAGACGGTCACCGCGGCCGACGGGCGCGCACAGACAGTCGTACGGCAGGCGATCGAGGCCGCGAAGAGCGCGCCGCCGCCGGATCCGCGGGAGGCGTTCACCGACGTGTGGGCGGACGGAGGTGCGGCATGGCGGACGTGA